A genomic window from Bacillus mesophilus includes:
- the fabG gene encoding 3-oxoacyl-[acyl-carrier-protein] reductase, which produces MFEGKVALVTGASRGIGKAIALELAAKGASVAVNYAGSEAKANEVVDEIKALGREAIAIQADVSSSEAVSEMIKKVIDTFGSLDILVNNAGITRDNLLMRMKEEEWDTVINTNLKGVYQCTKAVTRQMMKQRSGKIINIASIVGVSGNAGQANYVAAKAGVIGLTKTVAKELSSRSINVNAIAPGFITTDMTDELPEEVKTEMLKQIPLSRFGEPGDIAKVVSFLASEDSKYMTGQTLHVDGGMVM; this is translated from the coding sequence ATGTTCGAAGGCAAAGTTGCATTAGTAACAGGTGCATCCAGAGGAATTGGAAAAGCAATTGCTCTAGAACTAGCAGCTAAGGGAGCATCTGTTGCGGTTAATTATGCTGGTAGTGAGGCAAAGGCTAATGAGGTAGTAGATGAAATAAAGGCTCTTGGAAGAGAGGCTATTGCTATTCAAGCTGATGTTTCTAGTAGCGAAGCTGTAAGTGAAATGATTAAAAAAGTGATCGATACGTTTGGAAGTCTAGATATTCTTGTCAATAATGCAGGTATTACCCGTGATAATTTATTAATGAGAATGAAAGAGGAAGAATGGGATACAGTCATTAATACTAACCTTAAGGGTGTGTATCAATGTACGAAAGCTGTTACTCGTCAAATGATGAAACAAAGAAGTGGTAAGATCATTAACATTGCTTCTATTGTTGGAGTTAGTGGCAATGCTGGTCAAGCAAACTATGTAGCTGCTAAAGCTGGTGTTATTGGTCTAACTAAAACAGTAGCAAAGGAATTATCAAGTCGTAGCATCAATGTCAATGCTATTGCTCCAGGGTTTATAACAACTGATATGACAGATGAGCTTCCTGAAGAGGTAAAGACGGAAATGTTAAAGCAAATCCCACTATCTAGATTTGGGGAACCGGGGGACATTGCAAAGGTTGTTTCGTTCTTAGCATCTGAGGATAGCAAATACATGACTGGGCAAACTTTGCATGTTGATGGCGGAATGGTCATGTAA